The following are encoded together in the Daucus carota subsp. sativus chromosome 5, DH1 v3.0, whole genome shotgun sequence genome:
- the LOC108220052 gene encoding uncharacterized protein At1g51745, whose amino-acid sequence MGSLGEKKTSKIDDFSNGLVWVRRRNGSWWPGRVLSPDELPESSSTPQRSGTPVKLLGRKDASVDWYNLQKSIRIKAFRCGEFEQCIESAKASATGPSKRGVKYARREDAILDALEIESGRQSKDQPDICSNVNRPSNEEVDRKESPPVSLDDVETNHIAEELISSKDKPMLGHELSHSGVSFQEVKTQGQSSLGMRRKNPNDSEDDGTEKKKRMRGIDDLGVGVNSSAKRKRSLNPDVQAFLKKRSRSRQLTKVLESTPVVKVPVISEHVSCPTKSSILGASHSKVSRLESIESKGSLSMVINNNSDSTGENGTSFNASKQANHAVLLSCKQKENEISSTRQADGDSSNRLVDVTLVGEDLAGFTSVFVPCATQNPQVPARAHSSRSRQVEEEELNETASTSSGASKWLSKGRRKLRTSRKSNGCLTVLKPVVDGAALISKEAFQIKSEPVTDDQIDDIQDWGKRILHTTPQMVVPKTELAPSQRLLPYRQSRYTMNPRYQSSAFTPRVYDPDSSLYEVKVVVEASSQHRPPHVPYTSVMSELTGESIIGYPLTVEVLGEGSFEQKPNLTGQKNPGRSRLACSTGEAPMPRKNGVVPKKTRKLSSISGSHRDPVKGKKRGPRKVNRPSLSCIPLNVVFSRINAAIN is encoded by the exons ATGGGGAGTCTCGGCGAGAAAAAGACAagtaaaattgatgatttttcaaacgGGTTGGTTTGGGTCCGAAGGAGAAACGGGTCGTGGTGGCCGGGTCGGGTTCTGAGTCCGGATGAGCTGCCGGAAAGCAGCTCGACTCCACAGAGATCTGGGACTCCGGTCAAGCTTCTTGGGAGAAAGGATGCTAGTGT AGACTGGTATAATCTGCAAAAATCAATACGGATTAAGGCGTTTCGTTGCGGAGAATTTGAACAGTGTATTGAAAGTGCTAAGGCTTCTGCAACTGGCCCTTCTAAGagaggggtgaaatatgcacGAAGGGAAGATGCAATTCTTGATGCTCTTGAGATTGAAAGTGGTCGACAATCCAAAGATCAGCCTGACATTTGCTCAAACGTAAACAGACCTAGTAATGAAGAAGTGGATAGGAAGGAGTCCCCTCCAGTTTCACTGGATGATGTTGAAACTAATCACATTGCTGAAGAATTAATCAGTTCCAAGGATAAGCCAATGTTAGGACATGAATTGTCTCATTCTGGTGTGTCATTTCAAGAGGTGAAAACACAGGGGCAATCTTCTCTGGGAATGCGAAGGAAAAATCCGAACGATTCAGAAGATGATGGGACAGAAAAGAAGAAGCGAATGAGAGGAATTGATGACCTTGGTGTAGGCGTAAATTCATCTGCCAAAAGGAAGAGATCTTTAAATCCAGATGTTCAAGCATTTCTAAAGAAGAGAAGCCGCAGCCGTCAGCTAACAAAGGTTCTGGAAAGTACACCTGTGGTCAAGGTTCCTGTTATTAGTGAACATGTTTCCTGTCCAACTAAATCATCCATTCTTGGAGCATCTCACAGCAAGGTGTCTAGGTTAGAGTCTATTGAATCTAAGGGAAGTCTTTCAATGGTTATTAACAATAACTCAGATAGCACTGGAGAAAATGGAACCTCTTTCAATGCATCTAAACAGGCCAATCATGCTGTTCTTCTCAGTTGCAAACAGAAAGAGAATGAAATTTCTAGCACAAGGCAAGCTGACGGTGATTCTTCCAACAGATTAGTTGATGTGACTTTGGTTGGAGAGGATCTTGCAG GTTTTACGTCAGTATTCGTACCTTGTGCAACTCAGAACCCTCAGGTACCTGCCAGAGCTCATTCAAGTCGAAGCAGGCAAGTTGAAGAGGAGGAACTTAACGAGACTGCTTCAACAAGCTCAGGTGCTTCAAAGTGGCTGTCTAAGGGGAGAAGGAAGTTGAGAACTAGCAGAAAATCAAATGGCTGCTTGACAGTTCTTAAGCCTGTGGTGGATGGTGCTGCCCTCATATCCAAAGAGGCTTTCCAGATAAAGTCTGAACCGGTGACAGATGACCAGATAGATGACATACAGGACTGGGGAAAGCGTATCCTACATACAACTCCTCAGATGGTGGTGCCAAAAACGGAGTTGGCCCCATCTCAAAGGTTGCTCCCTTACCGCCAATCCCGGTATACGATGAACCCGAGATATCAATCCTCTGCTTTCACTCCTAGAGTGTATGATCCCGACTCGAGTTTGTATGAAGTTAAAGTGGTAGTGGAAGCTAGCTCTCAGCATCGCCCTCCGCATGTTCCCTATACCTCTGTAATGAGTGAACTGACTGGTGAATCCATCATCGGTTATCCTCTTACGGTGGAGGTTTTGGGTGAAGGCTCTTTTGAGCAGAAGCCCAATCTTACCGGACAAAAAAATCCTGGGAGGAGCCGACTTGCGTGCTCAACCGGTGAAGCACCCATGCCCCGGAAAAATGGGGTAGTGCCGAAAAAGACGAGGAAGTTGTCCTCGATAAGTGGTTCTCACAGGGACCCTGTTAAGGGGAAGAAACGGGGCCCCCGGAAAGTCAACAGACCGTCTTTATCCTGTATTCCACTAAATGTGGTTTTTAGCAGGATAAATGCAGCAATCAACTGA